aaaaagcttgtccggagaagacaaggtgagtgctaccatcagtcctgtgtcatgccaaacagtaaagcatcctgagaccattcatgtgtggggttgcttctcagccaagggagtgggctcactcacaattttgcctaagaaaacagccatgaataaagaatggaaccaacacatcctccgagagcaacttctcccaaccatccaggaacagtttggtgacgaacaatgccttttccagcatgatggagcaccttaaCATAAggcaagtgataactaagtggctcggggaacaaaacatcgatattttgggtccatggccaggaaactccccagaccttaatcccattgagaacttgtggtcaatcctcaaggaGACGGGTGggcaaacaaaaacccacaaatcctgacaaactccaagcattgattatgcaagtaTGGGCTGctatcagtcaggatgtggcccagaagttaattgacagcatgccagggcgaattgcagaggtcttgaaaaagggtCAACACCACAAACATttactctttgcatcaacttcatgtaattgtcaataaaagcctttgacacttatgaaatgcttgtaattatacttcagtattccatagtaacatctgacaaaaatgtcTAAAGACAGTGAGGCAGCAGAcgctgtgaaaattaatatttgtgtcattctcaaaacttttggccacgactgtacacacacacacaaacattaccagtcaaaagtttggacactcctattcattccagggtttttcctttattttactattttctacattgtagatgaatagtgaagacatcaaaactatgaaataacatatatagaatcaagtagtaaccaaaaaaaagtgttcaacaaatcaaacatatatttgagatttttcaaatagccaccctataccttgatgacagctttgcacgctcggCATTCACTTAACCAgcctcatgaggtagtcacctggaatgcatttcaattaacaggtgttccttgttagaaagttaatttgtggaatttctttcctatttaatgcgtttgagccaatcagttgtgttgtgacaaggtaagggtggtatacagaagatagccttatttggtaaaagaccaagtctatattatggcaagaacaactcaaataagcaaagagaaatgacagtccagcattactttaagatatgaaggtcagtcaatgcggaaaatttcaagaacgtttcttgaagtgcagtcgcaaaaaccatcaagcgctatgatgaaactggctctctccgccacaggaaaggaagacccagagttaactctgctgcagaggataagttcattagagttaccagcctcaaaaattatagcccaaataaatgcttcacagagttcaagtaacagacacatctcaacatcaactgttcagaggagactgcgtgaatctgcccttcatggttgaattgctgcaaagaaaccactactaaaggacaccaataaaaagaagagacttgcttgggccaagaaacataagcaatggacattagaccggtggaaatctgtcctttggtctgatgaatccaaatttgagatttttggttcaacCTCCAAGTCTTTGTGAGACgaagagtaggtgaaaggatgatctctacgtgtgtggttcccaccgtgaagcatggaggtggtggtgtgatggcgttggggtgctttgctggtgaaactgtctgtgatgtatttagaattcaaggcacacttaaccagcatggctaccacagcattctgcagcgatacgccatcccatctggtttgtgcttattgGGGCTATCATTTGTATCTAtcactccaggctgtgtaagggctatttgaccaagaaggagagtgatggaatgctgcatcagatgaccttgcctccacaaatcacccgacctcaacccaattgaggtggtttgggatgagttggaccccaaagtgaaggaaaagcagccaacaagtgcttagcatatgtgcgAACTCcctcaagactgttgaaaaagcattccaggtgaagctggttgagagaataccaagagtgtgcaaagctgtcatcaaggcaaagggtggctactttgaagaatctaaaatctaagatatattttatttgtttatcacttttttggttactacatgattacatatgtagtgttgatgtcttcactattattctacaacgtagaaaatagtaaaaataaagaaaaagttaggtgttcaaacttttgactggtactgaatgtGATACTATAAACACACAATGTCCCTGTCATGTGTATGAcaagagagaacagcataccttTCTTCTTGGTGTCTTTGCGCAGTGAGAGCTGGACACGGTGGCTCCTCTGGTCCTGCAGGCACAGTCTCTGGAGAAGCTCCCCCACCTCGGAGGCTCTGTTTGGGCAGAGCACGTCAAGCGAGTCCCCAGGCTGGTAGGCCATCGGATGGGCCTAGGTACACAGAGGAAAGGACGGAGTAAAGAAACTAGTTGAACCATAATTTTGAACTACTGACCAATATATTTGGTCTCTGCATGAAactacactaagtgtacaaaatattaaggacacctgctctttccatgacatagactgaccaggtgaatccaggtaaaagctatgatccattattgatgtcacttgttaaatccacttcaatctgtttagatgaaggggaggagacagcttagagaaggattttaagccttgagataattgagatatggattgtgtatgtgtgccattcagagagtcaATGGGAAAGATACACAATTTAAGTggctttgaacagggtatggtagtaggtgacaggcgcaccggtttgtgtcaagaactgcaatgctgctgggtttttcactatcaacagttttccgtgtgtatcaagaatggtccaacatcCAAAAAGggcatccaaccaacttgacacaactgtgggaagcattagagtcaacatggaccagcatccctgtggaacgctttcgacgccCTGtacagtccatgccccgacaaatttaGGCTGCTTTGGGGGAAAGtgtggggtgcaactcaatattaggaaggtgtccttaatgttttgtacactcagtgtatatagtaaGAAACGCCTGCCACTCACTGAGATGTCCAGCTCTATCAGAAGGGCTGTTTTAGCCGAGTCATCTCTGGTCAACTGGACTGCCCTGGAGATCGGAACCTCGTGTAGGGTTTCCTTACTGACCGGAGCACTGGTCTGGGGGGGTATGGAAAGTGTGGTTGGTGATGTTAGAATTCAAACAAATATGAATGAGATGTAAACAATTTCATAGTGCCAAAAGAACCCAGTATTACCACAACCCACCTCTTCTTCTATGGTGGCTTCCTGGAGCGTGACATCCAGGTAGGGTGGAGGCAGAGCAGGGACATTGAGGACAGACTCAGACAGTGGGGGCAAGGAGCATGTCAGAGAGGCCTCTACAACAGCAGAGGGTGCTCCACTCTGTGTCTCTAACACTGACTTGGGATCAGTGACAACACCATCTAGTTTAGGAGCAGTCCTATTGTTGCTGGTCAATGACACTGGTCTAACATCAGTAACTGCACTCCCTGTCTCAGAGGCTGCTTCTGTAACATTCAGAGAAGCTGATTTGGGCTCAGTCTTAGTACTCTCTGACTCCACTGCTGTTCTGAGTGAGTCAGAGCTCTGAGGTTCTGATTCGTTAAGACTCATGAGGTGGAGTTTGACATCTGTCGCTGACAATTCGGGTGTTTCGTTCAACGATGCTCTCAGGTCCCTTACATGGCCATCCCTCTCAGGCTGAGGGGTGGCCATCTTGGATAACGCTCCTCTGATGGCCTCCCACAGTCCTTCAAGCCAGGGGTCCAACACCAACTcaagcctacacacacacacacacacacacacacacacacacacacacacacacacacacacacacacacacacacacacacacacacacacacacacacacacacacacacacacacacacacacagtttggaTTAAGAGTTAAAGTATTAACATGGGAAACCCACTAAGAGACCACCGCAAACTGAAGCCTGGACAGAAAGCAAAGTCCACTCAGACTCAGAGATAAGCAGTGTGAAGGATCCAAAGGGTAATGTGCCACATACCACAAATGAGCTGACACGAGGTAAATGGGAAAAGTACATTCAAAGTGTGTCTGTATTGGTACCACTTTTATTGCTACTGATTCAAGAAAACATTGTGCCCCTACTTTAAAGCTTCTTAGGTGAGTGCCAGGACTTGATGAGTGTTTCTCATACATCAACATGTACATTTTTTTAGTATTTTCCCTATTAAAAGACCTTGGGCCTTACCCTACACCATCATCTGCATGTCCTGTTGCGTAGAAATGTTTTGCACCAAGTTCCTGTAGACGGCCATCAATAGTCTTCCCACAGTTGCAGAAATTTTCATAGTTTGTATCACCCAGAGCTGGAGCACAGACAAAAACAAGATATTGATCATCACACATAATGTATCAATGAATCTGTTATTTTAAAGCCATCAAATAAGATAAAGATGAAGGTAGTAGCAATTAATCTCAGCACTAGGCATTTAGTCTTAGGCACACCCTAATCTGCTGTGGACAGACTATTTAAACATAAATGGTACCGTAGAACTGTCTTTATACTATGGCCACACCAATTGAGAACGAGCAGGGTTTTTCATCACTGGTTACTTGGACAAATCCCAATTTCacaggtgttagcatctttcGAATTTCAAAAGGGGAGGGGACATTTGTCCCATACACTTGCCCCTAACTtgcaaagagagagggtggagctccTCGTTCCAGTTCTGCTCCACATTCTAGCATCTCTTGATCTATTTTCTCAACATGTATGGACCTGGAACTTAATCGAGCACGTGACCAATTACGCAATAATTTAGTTCTGGGTTAAACCAAGATTAGGCACACACTCCATTCTTACCTATAAGAGCATAGCAGAGGTGTGAATAGTGGTCGCTGGGCAGGGTCTTTTTTTTAATGTTCTTCACAAACTTCAGGGCCGTGTCTGGTGGGTCCCCATCCCCAGTGGTAGACACAACAAACACCACAGGTGCACTCTCCTTCTCCAGGTTAAACTGAGGGGAGACACAAAACAGGATCAGTATTCATACCAGAGCCGAAAAGACCAGTGGTAACAACAACTCTGCCACAAATGCAATGATACGGACTTAGTTTTGTTCCCTAGCAGCTTGATAGTAGTTTATCAGTGTTGTAATCATCAGTGTTGTACCCGCATTGGAATACAAGCCAGGGCAGGTTAACACTATTTTGTCAACTTTACCTTCCCTCCTTCACTCAAGCAGTAGATGTCAACAACCAGTCCCCTCTCCTCAGCCTCGTCAGCTATCCCCTCGGCTATGGACTGCGCCTGGCCTTTCTGAGACCCGTACAGAACCAGGAACCGTGGCTTCACCTCACAAGGCATTCTGCTggacaagtggaaataaaataagTCAGTGTAACTTCACGTTACAACAAGCTGTTACAGTGAATGtatcatatatatataataaCTGTTGTGGCAACATTGTCACCGACAAAACATTCTGCAGACATCGACATGCTGGATTGAAAACTGAGAAACATCATCCATGACACTGATCCTTCCATCTCaacagactacacaccaaccAAATAAAACTGTGAATTCAGAAAATATCAATTCAGAAAATATCATCATCCTCTAAAGGTCCACGACTGACTGCATGTCATTATCGTACATACACAATCGGAAAATTGAAAAGTTAGTTGCAGATCCCCGTGGAACTCCTTTTCTAAAATTGTAGAAAATACATAACTGAACACGTTCAACGCCTTACAAAACTTACCCGGAAGTTACGTCACGTTTGACGCACGGCACGTTGTCACCCCAGCAAGAAACaacctgtgtctgtgtctgaatgTACAGAACTATTTGTATGTACAGTACTTGGATTTGTGACCATGTGTTTATCAAACGTATAACATAACACGAATTTATTCTCTCTGATATGAGAATGCTTTTGGAGAACAGCTCTCTGTAACTCAATGAGATTCGCTTATCATCCAACTGGTCTGCTAGTAAAACTCCCGAGTGCTAGTCTTCCAGCACTATAGACAGTGGCCAGAAACTAAACTCAGTAGCGGAGCTAGAGATCGTTTATTCAGTGgagccagagaggaagagaggaggcccAACTCTGCagaaaatctgtctccctccatcagGTGGCGTTTTTTCGTTGTTTCGCCCGCCAAGCAATTAGTTTTTGTAAGGTCAACAActaaaatgaatggcttattgaggtttatttgatcgaatataagtttcgtaatgcttaagttgttacgagtgtactgttataagtaggacacgtgacatcccggcaactttgagaaaaaacactttatatcagAGTTGTTGAGATGGCTATGGATAGGCCTATTCATGACATGATGAGGCTAGTAGTATAGCGtccagtggcggtcggtgacgtttaagatgagggaggacgattttttttgtcattcatattctattcacTCAGTTCAATGTAATAACAACCGGTTTAGGCTACTACTTGATACTCTGATTTTCCCTTTATCCATCATGGGGTTTCTACAACCTAGCCTAAGTTtgcaacgtaggtgcacacaggtcgagataaaaatgtgaaaaaataTTGTCACCATACTGGCTAAAGTAACAttatagtcaacatagctaatagaactaacccGTTAGTAAACCTGccacaatcatgcagtaacgttacagtatACAGTCAGTAAGTAGTTTAGTacttacaccggcgggccccggtggcaatagatttgtaaaaccaaaagcttaccttgacttggaagagttccagtattgtgttggatagtcatagcacatagtttgagtaggctaaactagctagctgcatttgctagctaagtcaATTAAACTGAAAGTGaagaaaaaaatgacaaaatCTCTATCTCGCTTCTCCTTCTTTTtggaagaaatgaatttgttcaaaactgttcaactattctctttctctcgctttgAGACAATTACTCACCTCATTTTATGCACTgcggtgctagctagctgtagtttatgctttcattactagattaattctctgatcatttggttgggtggacaacatgtcagtccatgctgataggttggaggacatcctccgaaagtgtcataattactgtgtaaatcTATGGAACAGGGTGAGAACATGAGCCgcttaggttttgtattgaagtcaatgtacccagaggatgCAAGCTAGCTGTCCACCGGCTACACCAtgatgctaccctacagagtgctgttgaggctactttAGACCTTCATGgcaaaacagtgtattttaatcaattatttggtgacgtgaatatatgtagtatattttttttatctaaaaaggatcacttttatgttttcctttttatttta
This Salvelinus namaycush isolate Seneca chromosome 33, SaNama_1.0, whole genome shotgun sequence DNA region includes the following protein-coding sequences:
- the LOC120028000 gene encoding methionine synthase reductase-like, which encodes MPCEVKPRFLVLYGSQKGQAQSIAEGIADEAEERGLVVDIYCLSEGGKFNLEKESAPVVFVVSTTGDGDPPDTALKFVKNIKKKTLPSDHYSHLCYALIALGDTNYENFCNCGKTIDGRLQELGAKHFYATGHADDGVGLELVLDPWLEGLWEAIRGALSKMATPQPERDGHVRDLRASLNETPELSATDVKLHLMSLNESEPQSSDSLRTAVESESTKTEPKSASLNVTEAASETGSAVTDVRPVSLTSNNRTAPKLDGVVTDPKSVLETQSGAPSAVVEASLTCSLPPLSESVLNVPALPPPYLDVTLQEATIEEETSAPVSKETLHEVPISRAVQLTRDDSAKTALLIELDISAHPMAYQPGDSLDVLCPNRASEVGELLQRLCLQDQRSHRVQLSLRKDTKKKAAHLPSYIPENSTLTYMLTWSLELRTVPKKAFLRSLVECTEDSGERRRLQELCSKQGSADYNLYVRDPSLGLLDLLRAFPACQPSLSLLIEHLPKLQPRPYSAASSSMRHPGRLHFVFNVIEFPACTWRPTGRQGLCTGWLSDLVDPILLHPRKAQPSSTPALPKVHVSLRENCSFRLPSDLSKPLIMIGPGTGVAPFIGFLQQREKEREENSEAEFGETWLFFGCRQRDRDFLFREELQGFVGKGTLTHLKVCFSRDTQMGTETKTGPRYVQHNLLLHAKDIINLLLKENGYLYVCGDAKNMAKDVNETLIEMVSAELQLDKLDAMKRLAGLREEKHYLQDIWC